The following proteins are encoded in a genomic region of Triticum dicoccoides isolate Atlit2015 ecotype Zavitan chromosome 1B, WEW_v2.0, whole genome shotgun sequence:
- the LOC119336306 gene encoding mitochondrial import inner membrane translocase subunit TIM23-1-like, producing the protein MADPRMFPSGSNGPEDHATGRRKYNPYQDLNMPYNYKNLYDLPTSPEFLFEEESAVQRRSWGENLTYYTGIGYLSGAVGGAALGLRDAAAGAEPGETAKIRANRLLNACGSSGRRYGNRLGVIGLMYAGMESGMVAARDQDDWINSVAAGLGTGALFRAANGPRSAAVAGAVGGVLAAAALAGKQLAKRYVQAI; encoded by the coding sequence atggccgacccGCGGATGTTCCCATCGGGATCAAACGGCCCGGAAGACCACGCCACCGGCCGCCGGAAGTACAACCCCTACCAGGACCTCAACATGCCCTACAACTACAAGAACCTCTACGACCTCCCCACCTCGCCGGAGTTCCTCTTCGAGGAGGAGTCCGCGGTGCAGCGCCGATCCTGGGGCGAGAACCTCACGTACTACACGGGCATCGGGTACCTCTCTGGCGCCGTGGGCGGCGCCGCCCTCGGCCTCCGCGACGCCGCCGCGGGCGCGGAGCCCGGGGAGACCGCCAAGATCCGCGCCAACCGCTTGCTCAACGCCTGCGGCAGCTCCGGCCGCCGTTACGGCAACAGGCTCGGGGTCATCGGGCTGATGTACGCCGGGATGGAGAGCGGCATGGTCGCGGCACGCGACCAAGACGACTGGATCAACAGCGTCGCCGCCGGGCTCGGCACCGGAGCGCTCTTCCGCGCCGCTAACGGGCCGCGGTCTGCCGCCGTCGCGGGCGCCGTCGGCGGGGTCCTCGCCGCCGCTGCCTTGGCCGGGAAGCAGCTTGCGAAGCGATACGTGCAGGCAATATGA
- the LOC119336317 gene encoding molybdate-anion transporter-like, giving the protein MEVFYYLVFGGLAAVVAALELGKSGKDRVATPTAFNSFKNNYVLVYSLMMSGDWLQGPYVYYLYSQYGFDKGDIGRLFIAGFGSSMLFGTIVGSLADKQGRKRACITYCITYILSCITKHSPQYRILMIGRVLGGIATSLLFSAFESWLVAEHNKRGFDPQWLSITFSKAIFLGNGLVAIVAGLFANLLADNLGFGPVAPFDAAACFLAIGMAIILSSWGENYGDASEGKDLMAQFKVAAKAIASDEKIALLGAIQSLFEGSMYTFVFLWTPALSPNEEDISHGFIFATFMLSSMLGSSIASRLLARKMKVEGYMQIVFSISAFTLFLPVVTNFIVPPSEKGGSISFGGCVQLLGFCIFESSVGIFWPSIMKMRSQYIPEEARSTIMNFFRIPLNLFVCVVLYNVNAFPIAVMFGMCSIFLFIAAILQRRLMFVSDLHRSTKAAEMTAEDEPLNP; this is encoded by the exons ATGGAGGTGTTCTACTACCTCGTCTTCGGCGGCCTCGCCGCCGTCGTGGCGGCGCTGGAGCTCGGCAAGTCTGGCAAGGACCGCGTCGCCACCCCGACGGCCTTCAACTCCTTCAAGAACAACTACGTCCTCGTCTACTCCCTCATGATGT CTGGGGACTGGCTGCAGGGGCCCTACGTGTACTACCTCTACAGCCAGTACGGGTTCGACAAGGGCGACATCGGCCGCCTCTTCATCGCCGGCTTCGGCTCCTCCATGCTCTTCGGCACCATCGTCGGGTCGCTCGCCGACAAGCA GGGAAGGAAGAGGGCGTGCATCACCTACTGCATCACCTACATCCTCAGCTGCATCACGAAGCACTCCCCGCAGTACAGGATTCTGATGATTGGCCGCGTGCTTGGAGGCATTGCAACATCGCTGCTCTTCTCGGCGTTCGAGTCGTGGCTCGTCGCGGAGCACAACAAG AGAGGTTTTGATCCGCAGTGGCTGTCAATAACATTCTCCAAGGCTATATTTCTTGGGAATGGCCTAGTTGCCATTGTCGCAGGGCTATTTGCAAATCTACTGGCTGATAACTTGGGTTTTGGCCCTGTCGCTCCATTTGATGCTGCTGCTTGCTTCCTAGCAATAGGCATGGCAATCATCTTATCGTCGTGGGGTGAGAACTATGGAGATGCATCTGAAGGAAAGGACTTGATGGCCCAGTTCAAGGTTGCAGCTAAAGCCATTGCTTCCG ATGAAAAGATTGCATTGCTTGGAGCCATACAATCACTGTTTGAGGGTTCAATGTACACTTTTGTTTTCTTGTGGACTCCTGCTTTGAGCCCAAATGAAGAAGACATTTCTCATGGCTTCATATTTGCCACATTCATGCTCTCCTCGATGTTGGGTAGCTCAATTGCATCTCGTCTATTAGCTCGGAAGATGAAGGTCGAAGGTTATATGCAGATCGTGTTCTCGATATCAGCTTTCACTCTTTTCCTCCCTGTTGTTACCAAT TTCATAGTACCCCCCTCAGAGAAAGGTGGAAGCATCTCCTTTGGAGGCTGTGTACAGCTTCTTGGTTTCTGCATATTCGAGTCATCTGTTGGCATATTCTGGCCATCAATCATGAAGATGAGATCTCAATATATCCCTGAGGAGGCGAGAAGCACTATCATGAATTTCTTCCGCATACCACTTAACCTGTTTGTATGTGTGGTCCTTTACAAT GTGAATGCCTTCCCAATCGCTGTCATGTTTGGCATGTGTTCCATTTTCCTATTCATCGCAGCAATTTTGCAGAGGCGGCTGATGTTCGTGTCCGACCTTCACAGATCAACTA AAGCCGCAGAGATGACAGCAGAAGATGAGCCACTAAACCCTTGA